Proteins encoded within one genomic window of Bacteroidota bacterium:
- a CDS encoding TolC family protein: MKKNLVIYFLSCVCMHASAQTLSLRAVLDSIQKNNPLLLSYANRINADSAMIPAASAWMPPTAGIEFDKNPYSFNNFYNGVVRISIMQNFPNRKVIDATSAYYGSFSSIDLNEYCYQRNKLFSQAKETYFNIYITQKNISILNQNIATLESMIDLAEKQMATGKGDLSSIYLLQAKKEEAQAKLIHEQNMILADMANIDYLMNADVRKTFSIDTNNVVRDYRNLLFEPEKDSLETRRSDIMQMNSIIYSMKLKQNMTALSSRPIFGLKVEHFAIMGMPDMFSVMGTMTINIAPWSARKYKSQVRSMGFQILDMQQQKQNMVNMTFSMIQMLTIEMNSEYREVDTYSNKVIPAYQKSLDANLLAYGQNSTSMTMVLMSYDDLQMAQMEYLKHLGTLLNVQASYEREMQIQ; the protein is encoded by the coding sequence ATGAAAAAAAATCTGGTCATTTATTTTCTTTCCTGCGTGTGCATGCACGCAAGTGCGCAAACGCTCTCATTGCGCGCGGTACTGGATTCCATTCAAAAAAATAATCCGCTCCTGTTGTCTTATGCAAACAGGATCAACGCCGACAGCGCTATGATCCCTGCAGCATCTGCATGGATGCCGCCGACTGCGGGAATTGAATTTGACAAGAATCCTTATTCGTTCAATAATTTTTACAATGGGGTTGTGCGCATTTCTATCATGCAGAATTTTCCGAACAGGAAAGTGATCGATGCCACCAGTGCTTATTACGGATCGTTTTCCTCCATTGACCTGAATGAATATTGTTATCAGCGCAATAAACTTTTTTCGCAGGCGAAGGAAACGTATTTCAATATTTACATCACGCAAAAAAATATTTCGATCCTCAACCAGAATATTGCAACACTGGAATCGATGATTGATCTCGCAGAAAAACAAATGGCCACCGGTAAAGGAGATCTTTCTTCCATTTATTTATTGCAGGCAAAAAAAGAAGAAGCGCAGGCAAAACTCATTCACGAACAGAACATGATCCTCGCCGACATGGCTAATATCGATTACCTGATGAATGCAGATGTGCGCAAAACATTTTCGATCGACACGAACAACGTAGTCCGCGATTACAGGAATCTTTTATTTGAACCGGAAAAAGATTCATTGGAAACAAGGCGCAGCGATATTATGCAAATGAACAGCATCATCTACTCGATGAAACTGAAACAAAATATGACAGCACTTTCTTCGCGTCCCATTTTCGGATTGAAAGTAGAACACTTCGCTATCATGGGTATGCCGGATATGTTTTCCGTGATGGGAACCATGACCATCAATATTGCTCCGTGGTCGGCAAGAAAATATAAAAGCCAGGTTCGCTCTATGGGATTTCAGATCCTTGACATGCAGCAGCAAAAACAAAACATGGTGAACATGACCTTCAGTATGATCCAAATGCTGACGATAGAAATGAATTCGGAATATCGCGAAGTGGATACTTATTCGAATAAAGTAATTCCTGCTTACCAGAAAAGTCTGGATGCCAATTTACTTGCATACGGACAAAATTCAACGAGCATGACCATGGTGCTCATGTCGTATGACGATCTTCAAATGGCGCAAATGGAATACCTGAAACATCTCGGAACATTATTGAATGTACAAGCTTCCTATGAAAGAGAAATGCAGATACAATAA
- a CDS encoding efflux RND transporter periplasmic adaptor subunit, which yields MLRSLSCFCGLLLVFFFSCNTAEEKKQTGDSTNILKRRVVDFSSVLKPVSSSVLSNVKVISPMQETLPLIVDATGYIDYDNYSKWDISSRYSGRIEKLYIRYNYQHVNKGEMLFEIYSPDLVTAQENFVYALQNSAGDTALINSAREKLILLQFTSDQIREIESSRVVKNSLPVYSKFDGYVREIPMETNSMASYQQSPLLSVREGMYADRGQILFNVVNQQKFVAMLKIKSDDLGKIKLKQEVTFYIDNDSSMQMNGTVDFIDPVFNSDSKTLNIRVNVNNNKNMHKIGSLVNAKINSGNADGLWLPKSAVIDLGSEKIVWILKDGSFRSAKVETGQYSGGMVEIRSGLTGADQVAAEAHFLSDSEDFIKTPGDEK from the coding sequence ATGTTGCGATCGCTTTCCTGCTTTTGCGGGTTGCTGCTTGTTTTTTTCTTTTCATGCAATACTGCTGAAGAAAAAAAACAAACCGGTGATTCTACAAACATTTTGAAAAGACGTGTCGTCGATTTTTCTTCTGTACTCAAACCTGTCTCTTCCTCTGTGCTCTCCAATGTCAAAGTCATTTCCCCCATGCAGGAAACTCTTCCGCTGATCGTTGATGCCACCGGTTACATTGATTACGACAATTATTCTAAATGGGATATTTCATCGCGCTACTCGGGGCGAATTGAAAAACTTTACATCCGTTACAATTACCAGCACGTGAATAAAGGAGAAATGCTTTTTGAAATTTACAGCCCGGACCTGGTGACGGCGCAGGAAAATTTTGTTTATGCGCTGCAGAATTCGGCGGGCGATACAGCGTTGATCAATTCGGCGCGTGAAAAATTAATTCTTCTCCAGTTTACCAGCGACCAGATTCGTGAGATCGAATCTTCACGGGTGGTAAAGAATTCATTACCCGTTTACAGCAAATTTGATGGATACGTTCGTGAAATACCAATGGAAACAAACTCAATGGCCAGTTACCAGCAGAGTCCGTTGCTCTCTGTGCGTGAAGGAATGTATGCTGACCGCGGGCAAATTCTTTTCAATGTTGTGAATCAACAGAAATTCGTTGCAATGCTGAAAATCAAATCAGATGACCTCGGGAAAATAAAACTGAAACAGGAAGTGACTTTTTACATTGATAATGATTCCAGCATGCAGATGAACGGAACAGTTGACTTTATTGATCCCGTTTTTAATTCGGACTCAAAGACGCTGAACATTCGCGTGAATGTGAATAACAATAAGAATATGCACAAGATCGGAAGCCTGGTAAATGCAAAAATAAATTCCGGAAATGCTGACGGGCTTTGGTTGCCGAAGAGTGCAGTGATCGATCTCGGATCAGAAAAAATTGTGTGGATACTGAAAGACGGATCTTTCAGATCGGCAAAAGTTGAAACGGGACAATACTCCGGCGGAATGGTAGAAATAAGAAGCGGGCTCACTGGAGCAGACCAGGTAGCAGCCGAAGCACATTTTCTTTCCGACAGTGAAGATTTCATAAAAACTCCAGGCGATGAAAAATAA
- a CDS encoding efflux RND transporter periplasmic adaptor subunit, whose product MKNKIFFPALILLLFSCRGKPKEKIGANEYYVCSMDPQVMEKQPGPCPLCKMPLSKVTIDTTENVVRLSKEQIRLGNIQTNIVKYDSIGEEKTLTGVFAINQNSQQQVSSRFNGRIEKLYRKIPGQSISEGDLIYDVYSRDLMQAEQEYIFALDRINSLSGSTNNKELSESAKNKLVLWGLTEKQIDSLVISKNATIVNHIYSKVSGTITEIPFREGDYIDEGSTIFKLADLSSLWVEAQIYSGELGTFEFGDQAEITPEAFPDETIEGEIDFANPSLQPETKINLLRIRVSNAKKEFIPGMMAFVVLRSKTKKAITLPTDAVIQNGKFSHIWIRIKDGTYQARKVETGIQTKTKIEIISGLSEGEEVVTSGAYLVYSDYVFARGKYPFAGSAGNAMGNMKMDHH is encoded by the coding sequence ATGAAAAATAAAATATTTTTTCCGGCGCTTATTCTTCTCCTTTTTTCCTGCCGTGGAAAACCGAAGGAAAAGATCGGGGCGAATGAATATTATGTGTGCTCGATGGATCCGCAGGTAATGGAAAAACAACCGGGGCCCTGCCCGCTCTGTAAAATGCCCTTGTCAAAAGTTACGATCGACACCACGGAAAATGTTGTTCGCCTGAGCAAGGAACAGATCCGGCTCGGAAATATTCAAACCAATATTGTGAAGTACGACAGCATTGGCGAAGAAAAAACACTCACCGGAGTTTTTGCCATCAACCAGAATTCACAGCAACAGGTTTCTTCGCGATTCAACGGCCGGATCGAAAAACTGTACCGGAAAATTCCGGGTCAATCAATCAGTGAGGGAGATCTTATTTATGATGTTTACAGCAGGGATCTTATGCAGGCAGAGCAGGAATATATTTTTGCACTCGATCGCATCAATTCACTTTCGGGATCAACGAATAACAAAGAACTTTCTGAATCGGCGAAGAATAAATTAGTGTTGTGGGGTTTGACAGAAAAACAAATTGACTCTCTCGTAATTTCTAAAAATGCAACGATCGTCAATCACATTTACAGTAAAGTTTCGGGAACGATCACAGAAATTCCGTTCAGGGAAGGCGATTATATTGATGAAGGAAGTACCATCTTTAAATTGGCCGATCTCTCTTCCTTGTGGGTGGAAGCGCAAATTTATTCCGGCGAACTCGGAACATTTGAATTCGGAGATCAAGCAGAGATCACGCCGGAAGCATTTCCAGACGAAACGATCGAAGGTGAAATTGATTTTGCAAATCCTTCACTGCAACCGGAAACAAAAATAAACCTGCTCCGCATCAGGGTGTCGAATGCAAAGAAAGAATTCATTCCGGGAATGATGGCATTCGTGGTTCTTCGTTCAAAAACAAAAAAGGCCATAACACTTCCAACAGATGCAGTAATACAGAACGGAAAATTTTCGCACATCTGGATCAGGATCAAAGACGGCACATACCAGGCGAGAAAAGTTGAAACGGGAATTCAGACCAAAACAAAAATTGAAATAATTTCCGGTTTGAGCGAAGGAGAAGAAGTGGTGACTTCGGGCGCTTACCTTGTCTATAGCGATTATGTTTTCGCGCGTGGAAAATATCCGTTTGCCGGAAGTGCCGGCAATGCGATGGGCAATATGAAAATGGATCATCATTGA
- a CDS encoding T9SS type A sorting domain-containing protein — protein sequence MKKTLLLLSTAFLGAFSMNAQTAVNFNCNDCAGNNHDLFTELAAGKIIVITWVMPCGACISVASTASNTVAGYASSNPGVVKFYLTDDYANTSCATLTSWASTNSITTDATFSNASISMTDYGTAGMQKTVILAGANGTVYYNVNGTVNASAMQTAINNALATGINTNNSSFAQLNVYPNPSVGNSTTVSFDLAKTSDVTLDIFNVVGEKVETVSLAKETAGKHEVAVDLTTFNNGVYFVRLNDGKNSATTRMVIAN from the coding sequence ATGAAAAAAACCTTACTCCTTCTCAGCACCGCATTTCTCGGAGCGTTTTCAATGAACGCACAGACGGCTGTAAATTTCAACTGCAATGATTGTGCAGGAAATAATCATGATCTTTTTACCGAGCTCGCTGCCGGAAAAATTATTGTGATCACCTGGGTAATGCCTTGCGGTGCGTGCATCAGTGTGGCTTCAACAGCTTCAAATACTGTTGCGGGTTACGCATCTTCAAATCCTGGTGTAGTTAAATTTTACCTGACCGATGATTATGCAAATACTTCCTGTGCCACACTCACAAGTTGGGCAAGTACGAACAGCATTACCACCGATGCCACTTTTTCCAATGCCTCTATTAGTATGACGGATTATGGAACAGCTGGAATGCAGAAGACTGTTATTCTCGCAGGAGCAAACGGAACAGTTTATTATAATGTGAACGGAACGGTGAATGCTTCTGCTATGCAGACGGCGATCAACAATGCACTCGCTACCGGGATCAACACAAACAATTCTTCTTTCGCGCAGCTCAATGTTTATCCAAATCCATCTGTTGGAAACAGTACAACAGTAAGTTTCGATCTTGCAAAAACTTCTGATGTGACTTTAGATATTTTCAATGTGGTGGGTGAAAAAGTAGAAACGGTTTCACTTGCAAAAGAAACAGCAGGAAAACATGAGGTTGCTGTTGATCTCACAACATTCAACAACGGAGTTTACTTCGTTCGTTTGAATGATGGAAAAAATTCAGCAACTACGAGGATGGTTATTGCCAACTAA
- a CDS encoding ROK family protein: MSHNMKQQVVAGIDIGGTNTEIALVDREGKIHFSAKMDTRSYATPELWVEAAVTHMKNGLRSTGTELVCTGIGAPSANYFTGSIEFAPNMPWPGIIPLTAMMEKETFRRCKLTNDANAASLGEQLFGDAKWLKDFVVITLGTGLGSGFVVDGDVLYGHDGFAGELGHVIVEKNGRLCGCGRKGCLETYVSATGIVNTAREMIGSDKEKSELKSIPLDQLESKHIASAAEHGDHLALRLMDFTAEKLAFALANMVTVTSPSHIFLYGGLAKAGKHILEPTRKYFDEYILRNYKGKVKIEMSGLPDNAAVLGAAALAWKEAGL; encoded by the coding sequence ATCTCTCATAACATGAAACAACAAGTAGTAGCAGGAATAGACATCGGCGGAACGAATACAGAGATCGCTCTGGTGGATCGCGAAGGAAAAATTCATTTCAGCGCGAAGATGGATACGCGTTCTTATGCAACTCCGGAATTATGGGTGGAGGCAGCCGTTACACACATGAAAAACGGGTTGAGAAGTACGGGAACTGAACTCGTTTGTACAGGGATCGGCGCACCGAGCGCGAATTATTTTACAGGAAGTATTGAATTTGCGCCCAACATGCCGTGGCCCGGAATTATTCCATTGACCGCAATGATGGAGAAAGAAACTTTTCGTCGCTGTAAACTTACCAACGATGCGAATGCTGCTTCGCTGGGCGAGCAACTTTTCGGCGATGCAAAATGGCTGAAAGATTTTGTAGTGATCACACTCGGAACCGGGCTCGGAAGCGGATTTGTTGTGGATGGCGATGTGCTTTACGGGCACGATGGTTTTGCAGGAGAATTAGGACACGTGATCGTGGAAAAAAACGGGCGGCTCTGCGGTTGTGGAAGAAAAGGTTGTCTCGAAACTTATGTATCTGCAACCGGAATTGTAAATACGGCGAGAGAAATGATCGGATCCGATAAAGAAAAAAGTGAATTGAAAAGTATTCCGCTCGATCAACTCGAAAGTAAACACATTGCATCCGCGGCCGAACACGGAGATCATCTTGCCCTTCGACTGATGGATTTCACCGCAGAAAAACTGGCATTTGCACTCGCGAATATGGTAACGGTAACAAGTCCGTCGCATATTTTTCTTTATGGCGGACTTGCCAAAGCAGGAAAACATATTCTCGAACCAACAAGAAAATATTTTGACGAATATATTCTGCGCAACTACAAAGGAAAAGTGAAAATAGAAATGTCGGGATTGCCGGATAATGCGGCTGTGCTTGGCGCTGCTGCATTAGCGTGGAAAGAAGCAGGGCTGTAG
- a CDS encoding N(4)-(beta-N-acetylglucosaminyl)-L-asparaginase: MNRKSFLRTGILTTALAATGVSSFAMSDKKQKLGKKKNPNSTEGFPIVISTWKHGMPANDAAWKKLNDGGSATDAAESGVMVVEADPTNTSVGLGGYPDREGIVTLDASIMSDDGMAGSVSFVQGVAHPISLARKVMEKTPHVMIVGSGAELFAKSEGIEILPNKLNGVQKKAWDDWCKEKNYKPVINIENHDTIGLLVLDKNGKFAGVCTTSGLAWKMHGRIGDSPVIGAGLFLDNEVGASTCTGLGETVLRTLASHTAVEMMRHGATPQEACEEAINRIVKKNTNYKDFQVGILTINKKGEHGAYGLQKGFNYALYQHDKNTLLDSDYFVK; the protein is encoded by the coding sequence ATGAACAGAAAGTCATTTTTAAGAACAGGAATTCTCACCACGGCACTCGCTGCAACAGGCGTGTCTTCATTTGCTATGAGTGATAAAAAACAAAAATTAGGCAAAAAGAAAAATCCAAATTCAACGGAAGGATTTCCTATTGTGATCTCCACCTGGAAACACGGAATGCCTGCGAATGATGCAGCGTGGAAAAAATTAAATGACGGCGGTTCTGCTACCGATGCAGCTGAAAGCGGTGTGATGGTTGTCGAAGCAGATCCCACCAATACTTCCGTTGGCCTCGGCGGATATCCCGATCGGGAAGGAATTGTTACGCTCGATGCAAGTATCATGAGCGATGATGGAATGGCAGGATCAGTTTCATTTGTACAGGGCGTTGCGCATCCGATTTCACTTGCAAGAAAAGTGATGGAGAAAACTCCCCATGTAATGATTGTTGGAAGTGGCGCAGAACTTTTTGCAAAATCAGAAGGAATTGAAATTCTTCCGAACAAATTGAATGGCGTTCAGAAAAAAGCGTGGGACGATTGGTGCAAAGAAAAAAATTACAAACCGGTGATCAATATTGAGAATCACGATACGATTGGATTGCTCGTGCTCGATAAGAATGGAAAATTTGCAGGCGTGTGCACAACGAGCGGGCTCGCGTGGAAAATGCACGGGCGCATCGGCGATTCTCCCGTCATTGGCGCAGGATTATTTCTCGATAATGAAGTCGGCGCTTCAACATGCACGGGCCTCGGTGAAACTGTTTTGCGCACACTTGCATCACACACTGCTGTGGAAATGATGCGTCACGGCGCTACTCCACAGGAAGCCTGCGAAGAGGCAATTAACCGCATCGTGAAAAAAAATACTAACTATAAAGATTTCCAGGTTGGAATTCTCACCATAAATAAAAAAGGGGAACACGGCGCTTACGGATTACAGAAAGGATTCAACTATGCACTTTACCAGCATGATAAAAATACTTTACTCGATTCTGATTATTTTGTGAAATAG
- a CDS encoding GxxExxY protein — translation MEKILNEKLLYADLTYVINGCVYDVYKSIGPGHLEKIYQKALSNALKKKGLIVQEQVTCNVIYDGEKIGNGRVDFLIEDKIILELKRGIYFSSGDYAQLNQYLLSMNKLLGLMIRFSNDRALIKRVINTNLVGKKPG, via the coding sequence ATGGAAAAAATATTAAATGAAAAATTGCTTTATGCTGATTTGACTTATGTCATTAACGGATGCGTTTATGATGTTTACAAATCAATCGGTCCTGGACATTTGGAGAAAATTTATCAGAAAGCATTATCAAATGCATTGAAGAAAAAAGGTTTGATTGTGCAAGAACAAGTTACTTGTAACGTAATTTATGATGGAGAAAAGATCGGCAACGGGCGAGTTGATTTCCTGATCGAAGACAAAATCATTCTTGAACTAAAGCGTGGAATATATTTTAGTTCTGGTGATTATGCTCAATTGAATCAATACCTGTTGTCAATGAATAAACTCTTAGGACTCATGATCCGATTCTCGAATGACAGAGCATTGATCAAGCGGGTAATAAATACTAACTTGGTTGGGAAGAAACCTGGTTGA
- a CDS encoding glycoside hydrolase family 92 protein, with protein MKKLLLLLPLSFFLFTCSENETPGYVCFPWKVDTVKTDFAKYVDPMIGTAGHGHTFPGACAPFGMVQLSPDTRVDGSWDGCSGYHYDDSVIYGFSHTHLSGTGCSDYGDILFMPGSGKINYTNGADGKPGYRTKFFHINERAEAGYYFISLPQYKINVELTASPRVGVQRYQFYKNDSSWVLLDLQHRDEVIGSHLEIVNDSIIRGYRFSRNWANDQRVYFYAKFSVPFKKSSLWSNGKIFEADSSSAKDLKAVFQFDCNTKDVHHGEVIVKVALSPVSCENAKLNMETEVPDFDFDAVRKKVQQQWNSELGKIEVKDSSNTKKRIFYTALYHCFISPNLYSDVNGDYWGMDKKVHRDSLHPQYTVFSLWDTYRALHPLFTIIQPERDQDFIRTFLKQFQDGGKLPVWELSANETNCMIGYHSVPVIVDAWMKGLTDFDTALAYEAMKVSAMSDDNGLKAYKKYGFIPAEGESESVSKTLEYAYDDWCIALAAKRMKNDADYKYFSHRSMSWRNLFDPQTGFMRARLNNSFSSPFDPNEVNFHYTEANAWQYSLAVQQDIPGLIAAHGGDKKFIEFLDKLFSTSSATSGRDQADISGMIGQYAQGNEPSHHMAYLYDYTSEPWKTQKIVSKICNEQYTDKPDGLCGNEDCGQMSAWYVMSMMGMYDVSPGTSDYSITEPGFDHVVLHLESGKDFEINDLTKDTDQLKLPEGFKAGYLFADLNGKKIHKNEIAFNEIAKGGKFALIRIGTNWQEVNVCSDQAAIPLPPRIEMTDFYETNNLFFGPNIKRTFTDVMHLFYYEVPGVKIFQSINGNAFAETTWKFDIKETSAIKAFTVNEIGQHSDTVDFKYTKIPGGRSIKLNTQYENQYTGGGDDALIDGIMGSDNFRTGEWQGYEGKDLDAVIDLGSVKDVSRISLGCLQDQGAWIFMPSEIKFYASSDGKNFTIIDSVANNIDPKRDGTIRNQFLSVKKTKARYIKVVAKNIGTCPQWHPGKGSPAWIFADEIEIE; from the coding sequence ATGAAAAAACTACTTCTATTACTTCCGCTGTCTTTTTTTCTTTTCACCTGCAGTGAAAATGAAACTCCGGGCTACGTTTGTTTTCCCTGGAAAGTGGATACTGTAAAAACTGATTTTGCAAAGTATGTCGATCCGATGATCGGTACTGCCGGGCATGGGCACACATTCCCGGGTGCGTGCGCGCCATTTGGGATGGTGCAGTTGAGCCCGGATACGCGCGTGGATGGAAGCTGGGATGGTTGTTCGGGTTATCATTATGATGATTCGGTGATCTATGGTTTTTCTCACACGCATTTAAGTGGAACGGGTTGCAGTGATTATGGAGATATATTATTTATGCCGGGGTCAGGAAAAATAAATTATACAAATGGTGCAGATGGGAAACCAGGTTATCGGACAAAATTTTTTCATATCAACGAAAGAGCAGAAGCTGGTTATTATTTTATAAGTCTTCCCCAGTATAAAATAAATGTTGAATTGACTGCTTCACCCCGGGTTGGAGTTCAGCGTTATCAATTTTATAAAAATGATTCTTCCTGGGTGTTGCTGGATCTTCAGCATCGGGATGAGGTTATCGGATCGCATCTCGAAATAGTAAATGATTCGATCATTCGTGGTTATCGTTTTTCGAGAAACTGGGCAAATGACCAGCGTGTTTATTTTTACGCGAAATTTTCCGTGCCGTTTAAAAAATCTTCTTTATGGAGCAATGGTAAAATTTTCGAAGCAGATTCTTCTTCGGCAAAAGATCTGAAGGCTGTTTTTCAATTTGATTGTAATACGAAAGATGTTCATCATGGAGAAGTGATTGTTAAAGTTGCACTGTCTCCCGTGAGTTGCGAAAATGCGAAACTCAATATGGAAACAGAAGTTCCGGATTTTGATTTTGATGCGGTAAGAAAAAAGGTGCAGCAGCAATGGAATTCCGAATTGGGAAAAATAGAAGTGAAGGATTCTTCGAATACAAAAAAGAGAATTTTCTATACTGCACTCTATCATTGTTTTATTTCTCCGAATTTGTATTCCGATGTGAATGGCGATTATTGGGGAATGGATAAAAAAGTTCACCGCGATTCACTTCATCCGCAATACACTGTTTTTTCATTGTGGGATACGTATCGCGCATTGCATCCCTTGTTCACAATCATTCAACCGGAACGCGACCAGGATTTCATCCGCACTTTTCTCAAACAATTCCAGGACGGAGGAAAATTACCGGTGTGGGAACTTTCTGCGAATGAAACAAATTGTATGATCGGTTATCATTCTGTTCCCGTGATCGTGGATGCGTGGATGAAAGGATTGACGGATTTCGATACGGCTCTCGCTTATGAAGCGATGAAAGTTTCTGCGATGAGTGATGATAATGGATTGAAAGCATATAAAAAATATGGATTTATTCCTGCCGAAGGAGAAAGTGAATCGGTTTCGAAAACTTTGGAGTATGCGTATGACGATTGGTGCATTGCACTTGCAGCAAAGAGAATGAAGAATGATGCAGACTATAAATATTTTTCTCACCGTTCTATGTCATGGAGAAATTTATTTGATCCGCAAACCGGTTTCATGCGCGCACGCCTGAACAATTCTTTTTCTTCTCCGTTCGATCCGAATGAAGTTAATTTCCATTACACCGAAGCGAATGCATGGCAATATTCATTGGCAGTGCAACAGGACATTCCCGGATTGATCGCGGCACATGGAGGTGATAAAAAGTTCATTGAGTTTTTGGATAAATTATTTTCCACTTCATCCGCAACTTCCGGAAGAGACCAGGCAGATATTTCAGGAATGATCGGGCAATACGCGCAGGGAAATGAACCAAGTCATCACATGGCGTATTTGTATGATTACACTTCGGAGCCATGGAAAACGCAGAAGATCGTTTCTAAAATTTGTAATGAGCAATACACAGATAAGCCCGACGGACTTTGCGGTAATGAAGATTGCGGGCAAATGAGTGCGTGGTACGTGATGAGTATGATGGGGATGTATGATGTGAGTCCAGGAACAAGTGATTATTCCATAACAGAACCAGGATTTGATCATGTTGTTTTACATCTTGAATCAGGAAAGGATTTTGAGATCAATGACTTGACAAAGGATACAGATCAACTCAAACTTCCTGAAGGATTCAAAGCGGGATATCTTTTTGCTGACTTGAATGGAAAGAAAATTCACAAAAATGAAATTGCATTCAATGAAATTGCAAAAGGAGGAAAGTTTGCTTTGATCAGGATCGGAACGAATTGGCAGGAAGTGAATGTTTGCTCAGACCAGGCCGCCATTCCGCTTCCTCCACGAATTGAGATGACAGATTTCTATGAAACGAATAATCTTTTCTTTGGTCCGAATATTAAAAGAACATTTACCGATGTGATGCATCTGTTCTACTACGAGGTTCCAGGAGTGAAAATATTCCAGAGCATTAACGGAAACGCGTTTGCAGAAACGACATGGAAATTCGACATCAAAGAAACTTCCGCGATCAAAGCATTTACCGTAAACGAAATCGGTCAGCACAGCGACACCGTCGATTTCAAATACACAAAAATTCCAGGAGGCCGTTCTATAAAATTAAATACGCAATATGAAAATCAATACACCGGCGGAGGAGATGACGCGCTGATCGATGGAATAATGGGTTCCGATAATTTCCGCACGGGTGAATGGCAGGGTTATGAAGGAAAAGATCTGGATGCAGTGATCGATCTTGGTTCAGTAAAAGATGTTTCGAGAATTTCACTCGGATGTTTGCAGGATCAGGGCGCATGGATATTCATGCCTTCCGAAATAAAATTCTACGCTTCTTCCGATGGAAAAAATTTCACGATCATCGATTCCGTTGCAAATAATATCGATCCGAAAAGAGATGGAACCATACGCAATCAATTTCTTTCGGTGAAAAAAACAAAAGCGCGCTACATAAAAGTCGTTGCAAAAAATATCGGAACTTGCCCGCAATGGCACCCGGGAAAAGGAAGTCCGGCGTGGATATTTGCAGACGAAATTGAGATAGAATAA